The following are encoded in a window of Nibricoccus aquaticus genomic DNA:
- a CDS encoding ABC transporter ATP-binding protein: protein MNALTLKSATVPGRLHDVSLSLPPGMFAGLIGPNGSGKSTLLQVAAGLIPLATTFPAAVTWQNRPLSEISFTERGRLAAWIPQEARFEFGFTVRSVVAQGRYAHGDDDLGIDAALAQLDLTALADRPVNQLSGGERQRVLLARALVTSAPIQLWDEPLSPLDPRHALEVLARAHHFTRAGGTLLMSLHDLRAAHCLDYVIVLDKGHLRAAGKPNDVLTHALLLDVFGVRAHHLPGLTLELP, encoded by the coding sequence ATGAACGCCCTCACCCTCAAATCCGCCACCGTCCCCGGCCGCCTCCACGACGTCTCCCTGTCGCTGCCGCCCGGCATGTTCGCCGGCCTCATCGGCCCCAACGGCTCCGGCAAATCCACGCTCCTGCAGGTCGCCGCCGGCCTCATCCCACTCGCCACCACCTTCCCCGCCGCCGTCACCTGGCAGAACCGCCCGCTCTCCGAAATCTCCTTCACCGAACGCGGTCGCCTCGCCGCCTGGATTCCCCAGGAGGCCCGCTTTGAATTCGGCTTCACCGTCCGCTCCGTCGTCGCCCAGGGCCGCTACGCCCACGGCGACGACGACCTCGGCATCGACGCCGCCCTCGCACAGCTCGACCTCACCGCCCTCGCCGACCGCCCCGTCAACCAGCTCTCCGGCGGCGAACGCCAGCGCGTCCTCCTCGCCCGCGCCCTCGTCACCTCCGCTCCGATACAACTCTGGGACGAACCTCTCTCCCCCCTCGATCCCCGCCACGCCCTCGAAGTCCTCGCCCGCGCCCATCACTTCACCCGCGCCGGCGGCACCCTGCTCATGTCTCTCCACGATCTCCGGGCCGCCCACTGCCTCGACTACGTCATCGTCCTCGACAAAGGCCACCTCCGCGCCGCCGGCAAACCCAACGACGTCCTTACCCACGCCCTCCTTCTCGACGTATTCGGCGTCCGGGCACACCATCTCCCCGGCCTCACCTTGGAACTTCCCTGA
- the cobO gene encoding cob(I)yrinic acid a,c-diamide adenosyltransferase, with protein MPTPRTPAASDEDHRAQMEALQTEMHAKMRAAKEKRGLLIVHTGDGKGKTTAAFGMLTRMLATGKKCAVIQFIKSGADPLEKILQRPTLTWHRVGGGFTWDTQDRAADIASCREGWDLALRYFADPDCAFVLLDELNIVLAYDYLPKDEILTALRAKQEMQHIVITGRGALPELIELADLVTEMREIKHPFKAGIKAQRGIDF; from the coding sequence ATGCCCACTCCCCGCACACCCGCCGCCTCCGACGAAGATCACCGCGCTCAAATGGAAGCCCTCCAGACCGAGATGCACGCGAAGATGCGCGCCGCGAAAGAAAAACGCGGCCTCCTCATCGTCCACACCGGCGACGGCAAAGGCAAAACCACCGCCGCCTTCGGCATGTTGACCCGCATGCTGGCCACCGGGAAAAAATGCGCCGTCATCCAGTTCATCAAATCCGGCGCCGATCCTCTCGAAAAAATCCTCCAACGCCCCACCCTCACCTGGCACCGCGTCGGCGGCGGCTTCACGTGGGACACGCAAGACCGCGCCGCCGACATCGCCAGCTGCCGCGAGGGCTGGGATCTCGCCCTCCGCTATTTTGCCGACCCCGACTGCGCCTTCGTCCTCCTCGACGAACTCAACATCGTCCTCGCCTACGACTATCTCCCCAAAGACGAAATCCTCACCGCCCTCCGCGCAAAGCAGGAAATGCAGCACATCGTGATCACCGGCCGCGGCGCGCTCCCCGAGCTCATCGAACTCGCCGACCTCGTCACCGAGATGCGCGAAATCAAACACCCATTCAAAGCCGGCATCAAAGCCCAGCGCGGCATCGACTTCTGA
- a CDS encoding galactokinase has product MSTTAAPLYEITEFERLLQKPNGDPTGLAGFFTAGEVIVARVPARLDVMGGIADYSGANVCEGVLGRGTLIALQPRTDRTLRIRTVQSGKPSLPVETRIPLDYFYQGDGIAPYSQVREVCHSNPLVNWAAYVGGSIFTLIKEEGIRMPYGFNLLLMSAVPMNVGIGSSAATELAVLSCVSAHLGLSLGGDRLAQLGQMAENHVVGAPCGIMDQIAVALGRQGRLTHILCRPGAVVGEVAIPPGTAFVGINSLVRHSVAGNPYADTRIGAFMGKRIINDLRAKSGRAPIGYLAELTPDEFTADYKTHLPESITGADFLAQYKTHDDPVTKIQPGATYRVSGPTAHPIFENDRVLKFMDRLRAASAGDKNALIEAGELMYGCHASYCDNCDLSVPEVDYLVELVRKRGVKAGLFGAKITGGGTGGTVAIFGTTEAIKEHVPEIAREYSQRIGRMPDIFEGTSPGAVEFGSRLYRFGAKGWQPA; this is encoded by the coding sequence ATGTCTACGACCGCCGCGCCACTCTACGAGATCACCGAATTCGAACGCCTGCTCCAAAAGCCCAACGGTGACCCCACCGGCCTCGCCGGCTTCTTCACTGCCGGCGAAGTGATCGTCGCCCGTGTCCCCGCCCGCCTCGACGTCATGGGCGGCATCGCCGACTACTCCGGCGCCAACGTCTGCGAAGGCGTACTCGGCCGCGGCACGCTCATCGCACTCCAGCCCCGCACCGACCGCACCCTCCGCATCCGCACCGTCCAAAGCGGCAAACCCAGCCTCCCCGTCGAGACGCGCATCCCCCTCGACTATTTCTATCAGGGCGACGGCATCGCCCCCTACTCGCAAGTCCGCGAGGTCTGCCACTCCAACCCGCTCGTCAACTGGGCCGCCTACGTCGGCGGCAGCATCTTCACCCTCATCAAAGAAGAGGGCATCCGCATGCCCTACGGTTTTAATCTCCTCCTGATGAGCGCCGTCCCGATGAATGTCGGCATCGGCTCCTCCGCCGCCACCGAGCTCGCCGTCCTCTCCTGCGTCAGCGCCCACCTCGGCCTCTCCCTCGGCGGCGACCGCCTCGCCCAACTCGGCCAGATGGCCGAAAACCACGTCGTCGGCGCGCCCTGCGGCATCATGGACCAGATCGCCGTCGCCCTCGGCCGCCAGGGCCGCCTCACCCACATCCTCTGCCGCCCCGGCGCAGTCGTCGGCGAAGTCGCCATCCCGCCCGGCACCGCGTTCGTCGGCATCAACTCCCTCGTCCGCCACTCCGTCGCGGGTAACCCATACGCGGATACGCGCATCGGTGCCTTCATGGGCAAGCGCATCATCAACGACCTCCGCGCCAAATCCGGCCGCGCCCCCATCGGCTACCTAGCCGAGCTCACGCCCGACGAGTTCACCGCCGACTACAAAACCCACCTCCCCGAATCCATCACCGGCGCCGACTTCCTCGCGCAGTACAAAACCCACGACGACCCCGTCACCAAGATCCAGCCCGGCGCGACTTATCGCGTATCCGGTCCCACCGCCCACCCGATCTTTGAAAACGACCGCGTCCTCAAATTTATGGACCGCCTCCGCGCCGCTTCCGCCGGAGACAAAAACGCCCTCATCGAAGCCGGCGAACTCATGTACGGCTGCCACGCCAGCTACTGTGACAACTGCGATCTCTCCGTTCCCGAGGTCGATTACCTCGTCGAACTCGTCCGCAAACGCGGCGTGAAAGCCGGCCTCTTCGGAGCCAAGATCACTGGCGGCGGCACCGGCGGCACCGTTGCGATCTTCGGCACGACCGAAGCCATCAAAGAACACGTCCCCGAGATCGCCCGCGAATACTCCCAACGCATCGGCCGCATGCCCGACATCTTCGAAGGTACCTCCCCCGGCGCCGTCGAATTCGGCTCCCGCCTCTACCGCTTCGGCGCCAAAGGCTGGCAGCCCGCCTGA
- a CDS encoding sugar phosphate nucleotidyltransferase yields the protein MSATSPARIRKAVIPAAGLGTRHFPGSHAVMKELFPVVGKDGICRALLHYHLIELEAAGIDEVCIIVQPGDDATIRDYFKGPSDTYLKRLEKYPQLLAEARSMRDWADRLTFRVQTTQEGFGHAVYQTSDFAAGQPVLLCLGDHLFRGSPESPHAQLTRVAAETGATKTVSAVNRIAPHELKGYGTIAGRRRADRPELIDVDLIIEKPAIDLAREKLRVDGLGNDEFLGWFGMHVLAPSIYDILAKMIRDNTRDGGEFQLTRAQELQRQAEGYLALEIKGGQRFDFGIPDDFVSALQAFRHS from the coding sequence ATGTCCGCCACCTCTCCCGCCCGCATCCGCAAAGCCGTCATCCCCGCCGCCGGTCTCGGCACGCGCCACTTCCCCGGCTCCCACGCCGTCATGAAGGAACTCTTCCCCGTCGTCGGCAAAGACGGCATCTGCCGCGCGCTCCTTCACTACCACCTCATCGAATTAGAAGCCGCCGGCATCGATGAAGTCTGCATAATCGTGCAACCGGGTGACGACGCCACCATCCGCGACTACTTCAAAGGCCCATCCGACACCTACCTCAAGCGCCTCGAAAAATACCCGCAACTCCTCGCCGAAGCCCGCTCCATGCGCGACTGGGCCGACCGCCTCACCTTCCGCGTCCAGACCACTCAGGAAGGCTTCGGCCACGCCGTGTATCAGACTTCCGACTTCGCCGCCGGCCAGCCCGTTCTCCTCTGCCTCGGCGATCACCTCTTCCGAGGCTCCCCCGAATCGCCCCACGCCCAGCTCACCCGCGTCGCCGCCGAAACCGGCGCCACCAAAACCGTCTCCGCCGTCAATCGCATCGCCCCGCACGAACTCAAAGGCTACGGCACCATCGCCGGCCGCCGCCGCGCCGACCGCCCCGAACTCATCGACGTCGATCTCATCATCGAAAAGCCCGCCATCGACCTCGCCCGCGAAAAACTCCGTGTCGACGGCCTGGGCAACGACGAATTCCTCGGCTGGTTCGGCATGCACGTCCTCGCTCCGTCGATCTACGACATCCTCGCCAAGATGATTCGCGACAACACCCGCGACGGCGGCGAATTCCAGCTCACCCGCGCCCAGGAACTCCAGCGCCAGGCCGAAGGCTACCTCGCCCTCGAAATCAAAGGCGGCCAACGCTTCGACTTCGGCATCCCCGACGACTTCGTCTCCGCCCTCCAAGCCTTCCGCCACAGCTGA
- the recQ gene encoding DNA helicase RecQ: MATDDLLLTLQTTFGYPAFRPLQREIMEASLAGKDVFALLPTGGGKSLCFQIPALVRPGLTVVVSPLIALMKDQVDQLQAAGVAATFLNSSLDSAEARSRLAGLHRGEWKLLYVAPERLMLDGWVKNLKEWNVSALAIDEAHCVSEWGHDFRPEFRQIAKLREVLPDVPIMALTATATERVREDIVKHLKLRAPEIFVASFNRPNLTYRVTPKDEPLKQIIEFVKKREDESGIVYCSSRAATERVAEALAGRGYAAKPYHAGLDGEERARNQELFLRDEVKIVCATIAFGMGINKPNVRWVIHYDLPKNIEGYYQETGRAGRDGLPGDCLLLFSGGDAAKQTHFIDEMTNEHERSVARAQLRQMMHYAEGGGCRREELLGYFGEVFAMDNCGACDNCSEPRETYDGTVAAQKFLSCIYRIRQASRFGTGLNHVIEVLTGADTDKIRRAGHDRLTTYGIGKEFSRPQWAAVGRELMRLGFVAQSEGEYATLELTNEGIGVLKSRQPITLTKPMSLPKMRKVVRREGDIECDEILFNRLRTLRKKLADERKVPAYVIFGDATLRQLAREYPVSESAMDGIFGMGEKKRAEFGAAFATEIAGYLETNSRMSFR, from the coding sequence GTGGCGACCGACGATCTTCTTCTCACCCTTCAAACGACCTTCGGGTATCCGGCTTTCCGGCCGTTGCAGCGTGAGATCATGGAGGCGTCGCTCGCGGGGAAAGACGTGTTTGCGCTGCTGCCGACGGGCGGCGGCAAGTCGCTGTGTTTTCAGATCCCGGCGCTGGTGCGGCCAGGACTGACGGTGGTGGTGTCGCCGCTGATCGCGCTGATGAAGGATCAAGTGGATCAACTGCAAGCGGCGGGCGTGGCGGCGACGTTTTTGAACTCGTCGCTCGATTCGGCGGAGGCGCGTTCGCGGCTGGCGGGTCTGCATCGCGGCGAGTGGAAGCTGCTCTATGTGGCGCCGGAGCGGTTGATGCTGGATGGCTGGGTGAAAAATTTGAAGGAGTGGAACGTGAGTGCGCTGGCGATCGACGAGGCGCATTGCGTGTCGGAGTGGGGCCACGATTTCCGGCCGGAGTTTCGCCAGATCGCGAAGCTGCGCGAGGTGTTGCCCGATGTGCCGATCATGGCGCTGACGGCGACGGCGACGGAGCGCGTGCGTGAGGACATCGTGAAACACCTGAAGCTGCGAGCGCCGGAGATTTTTGTGGCGAGCTTCAACCGCCCGAATCTCACGTACCGGGTGACGCCGAAGGACGAGCCGCTCAAGCAGATCATCGAGTTCGTTAAGAAGCGCGAAGACGAGAGCGGGATCGTTTATTGCTCGTCGCGTGCGGCGACCGAGCGCGTGGCTGAGGCGCTGGCGGGGCGTGGGTACGCGGCGAAACCGTATCATGCGGGGCTTGATGGCGAGGAGCGCGCGCGGAATCAGGAGCTGTTTCTACGCGACGAAGTGAAGATCGTGTGCGCGACGATCGCGTTTGGCATGGGCATCAACAAGCCGAACGTGCGCTGGGTGATTCACTACGACCTGCCGAAGAATATCGAAGGCTACTACCAGGAAACGGGGCGGGCGGGGCGCGACGGATTGCCGGGGGATTGTCTGCTGCTTTTCAGCGGCGGCGATGCGGCGAAGCAGACGCATTTCATCGATGAGATGACTAACGAGCACGAGCGCAGCGTCGCGCGCGCGCAGCTGCGGCAGATGATGCACTACGCGGAGGGTGGCGGTTGCCGGCGCGAGGAGTTGCTCGGGTATTTCGGCGAAGTGTTCGCGATGGATAACTGCGGCGCTTGCGACAACTGCTCGGAGCCGCGCGAGACGTACGACGGCACAGTGGCGGCGCAAAAATTTCTCTCGTGCATTTACCGCATCCGCCAGGCGAGCCGCTTCGGCACTGGGCTGAATCACGTGATTGAAGTGCTTACGGGCGCGGACACCGACAAGATCCGGCGCGCGGGGCACGACCGGCTCACAACGTATGGAATCGGCAAAGAGTTTTCGCGTCCGCAATGGGCGGCGGTGGGGCGTGAGTTGATGCGGCTGGGTTTCGTCGCGCAGAGCGAAGGCGAGTACGCGACGCTCGAACTGACGAATGAAGGCATTGGTGTGTTGAAGTCGCGCCAGCCGATCACGCTGACAAAGCCGATGTCTCTGCCGAAGATGCGCAAAGTGGTGCGTCGCGAAGGCGACATCGAGTGCGACGAGATCTTGTTCAACCGCCTGCGCACGCTCCGCAAGAAACTCGCCGATGAGCGCAAGGTGCCCGCGTACGTGATCTTCGGCGACGCGACGCTGCGGCAACTCGCGCGGGAATATCCCGTGAGCGAAAGCGCGATGGACGGCATTTTTGGCATGGGCGAAAAGAAGCGCGCGGAGTTTGGCGCGGCTTTCGCGACGGAGATCGCTGGTTATCTAGAGACGAACTCGCGGATGAGTTTTAGGTGA
- a CDS encoding class II aldolase/adducin family protein: MDTTWLHPRDELVETMARIYRYKMTTTSGGNLSILDPNGDIWITPSRVDKGRLQPTDIVCVHPDGKRTGLHPPSSEFPFHREIYRRRPDIKAIVHAHPGALVAFSICRKLPDTRVQTVANAVCGKVAYAPYACPGSEELGKNISETFAAGADCVMLENHGVVIGGTDLHDAFQRFETLEFIAQTLVKAASLGEIKTLSAIELPERTVPDFAELPALPPSNREKELRTQICDFAHRAYQQRLLISTVGSFSTRLENDRFLITPRRRDRLQLEPGALVVATRRACEPGKRPSRTALLHALIYEQNPDVGAIINAQPSHASAFCMTSAELSTHTIPESYIVLNDAPKLPHACVVADAERIATEVSLGKRPVVLIENEGALIVGKNVLDAFDRLEVLEATTEALFLARPLGPLVPMPESAIDELRKVFGVS, from the coding sequence ATGGACACCACCTGGCTCCACCCACGCGACGAACTCGTCGAGACCATGGCGCGCATCTACCGCTACAAGATGACGACCACCTCGGGCGGCAACCTGTCGATCCTCGACCCCAACGGCGACATCTGGATCACACCATCCCGCGTCGACAAAGGCCGCCTCCAGCCGACCGATATCGTCTGCGTCCACCCCGACGGGAAACGCACCGGACTCCATCCGCCATCCTCCGAGTTTCCCTTTCACCGCGAGATCTACCGCCGCCGTCCCGACATCAAGGCCATCGTCCACGCGCATCCCGGCGCGCTCGTCGCCTTCAGCATCTGTCGCAAGCTTCCCGATACCCGCGTGCAAACCGTCGCCAACGCCGTCTGCGGCAAGGTCGCCTACGCGCCCTACGCCTGCCCCGGCAGTGAGGAACTGGGTAAAAACATCTCTGAAACCTTCGCCGCCGGCGCCGACTGCGTAATGCTCGAAAACCATGGCGTCGTCATCGGCGGCACCGACCTGCACGACGCGTTTCAACGTTTCGAGACGCTGGAGTTCATCGCGCAGACACTCGTGAAGGCCGCCTCTCTCGGCGAAATCAAAACCCTCTCCGCCATCGAGCTCCCCGAGCGCACCGTCCCCGACTTCGCCGAACTCCCTGCGCTGCCTCCCTCCAACCGCGAGAAGGAACTCCGCACTCAGATCTGCGACTTCGCCCACCGCGCCTATCAACAACGTCTGCTCATCAGCACCGTCGGCTCGTTCTCCACTCGCCTCGAAAACGACCGCTTCCTCATCACCCCGCGCCGTCGCGACCGCCTGCAACTGGAGCCCGGAGCACTCGTCGTCGCCACGCGCCGCGCCTGCGAACCGGGCAAACGCCCCAGCCGCACCGCCCTCCTTCACGCACTGATCTACGAGCAAAACCCCGATGTCGGCGCGATCATCAACGCCCAGCCCTCCCACGCCTCCGCCTTCTGCATGACCTCCGCCGAGCTCAGCACGCACACCATTCCCGAAAGCTATATCGTCCTCAACGACGCGCCCAAGCTCCCTCACGCGTGTGTCGTCGCCGACGCCGAACGCATCGCCACCGAGGTCTCGCTCGGAAAACGCCCCGTCGTGCTCATCGAAAACGAGGGCGCGCTCATCGTCGGGAAAAATGTCCTCGATGCCTTCGACCGGCTCGAAGTCCTCGAAGCCACCACCGAAGCGCTCTTCCTCGCACGCCCGCTCGGTCCGCTCGTGCCCATGCCCGAGTCGGCGATCGACGAGCTGCGCAAAGTCTTTGGCGTCAGCTAA
- a CDS encoding RNA polymerase sigma factor: MSHLSTLSAAPSQQDSSRSRTSAKSDTPTDSAREAAYDVTLIQRFHGGDETAFVEIMQRYHGRIFGLANNLLRNTADAEEITQDTFIRAHRGLANFRGDSSLATWLYRIALNLSRNRYWYFFRRRRQDSISLERNLTDESDATFADLIAADAQTPVQQTVTQEFTDLIALCMERLDARHREILTMRNVLNQPYEEIARALGINVGTVKSRIARARENLRKLLSEAAPEFTGNTEASEFFENARTVHGCHAIAYA, translated from the coding sequence ATGTCTCACCTCTCCACGCTTTCCGCCGCCCCGAGCCAGCAAGACAGTTCCCGCAGCCGCACCTCCGCGAAGTCCGATACCCCGACGGATTCTGCCCGCGAGGCCGCTTACGATGTGACGCTCATCCAGCGTTTCCACGGCGGTGACGAGACCGCTTTCGTCGAAATCATGCAGCGCTACCACGGCCGTATTTTCGGTCTGGCGAATAATCTCCTCCGCAACACGGCAGACGCCGAAGAGATAACGCAGGATACCTTCATCCGCGCGCATCGTGGTCTCGCGAATTTCCGCGGTGACTCGTCGCTTGCGACCTGGCTCTACCGCATCGCGCTGAATCTCTCGCGCAACCGTTACTGGTATTTCTTCCGCCGCCGTCGTCAGGACTCGATCTCGCTCGAGCGCAATCTCACTGACGAATCCGACGCGACGTTTGCCGATCTGATCGCCGCTGATGCGCAGACGCCGGTGCAGCAGACGGTGACGCAGGAATTCACCGATCTGATCGCTTTGTGCATGGAGCGTCTCGACGCCCGGCATCGTGAAATCCTCACCATGCGCAATGTGCTCAATCAGCCGTACGAAGAAATCGCCCGCGCGCTCGGCATCAATGTAGGCACGGTGAAAAGCCGCATCGCCCGCGCTCGCGAAAATCTCCGCAAGCTTCTCTCTGAGGCTGCGCCAGAATTTACCGGCAATACAGAGGCGTCTGAATTTTTCGAGAACGCACGCACGGTTCATGGCTGTCACGCGATCGCCTACGCCTGA
- a CDS encoding ABC transporter permease has product MVGEQTRSRGGVALRMIYFEILRLAFSSLWTNKLRSSLTIFGMSIGVFSIIGVMTFIAGAKAQLDSGLSRLGANSFQIQRFPALMSNPWQRYGNRPEIKLPAAQRFKDLMGETAKVNLQIRRGGIIASYLDRRTTPNMRLVGTDDNFLSSSNFEIARGRNLGAEDVALGRSVCIIGDEVAKKLFPDVDPLGLVVRAGGQMYTVIGLVAPKGTSFGESQDDFIAIPITRWLAVMGGGMWRTISINVQAPSQELLPAVQDTAVGVMRQVRGLEPEDENNFEVFTNDSLIATFQNVTNMVAIGSFGVSAIALLAAGVGVMNIMLVSVTERTKEIGIRKSIGARKKNILFQFLIEAVVLALIGGFVGVVLGVVGGNAVSSLMNIDMIFPWGWAIAGMAVCGGIGVVFGLYPAWKAASLDPIEALRHE; this is encoded by the coding sequence GTGGTCGGCGAGCAAACTAGATCCCGTGGTGGCGTTGCGTTACGAATGATCTACTTCGAAATACTGCGTCTCGCGTTCTCCTCGCTCTGGACCAACAAGCTGCGGTCCTCGCTCACGATTTTCGGCATGTCGATCGGCGTGTTCTCGATCATTGGGGTGATGACGTTCATCGCCGGAGCGAAAGCCCAGCTCGATTCGGGGTTGAGCCGGCTGGGGGCGAACAGTTTTCAAATCCAGAGATTCCCCGCGCTCATGAGCAATCCGTGGCAGCGTTATGGCAACCGGCCCGAGATCAAACTTCCGGCGGCGCAGCGGTTCAAGGACTTGATGGGGGAGACGGCGAAAGTGAATCTGCAGATCAGGCGTGGCGGGATCATCGCGAGTTATCTGGACCGGCGCACGACGCCGAACATGCGGCTGGTGGGTACGGACGATAACTTTCTGTCATCGTCGAATTTCGAGATCGCGCGCGGGCGCAATCTTGGAGCCGAGGACGTGGCGCTGGGCCGCTCGGTGTGCATCATCGGCGATGAGGTCGCGAAGAAACTTTTTCCCGACGTGGATCCTTTGGGCCTAGTCGTGCGTGCGGGCGGGCAGATGTATACGGTGATCGGATTAGTGGCGCCTAAGGGGACGTCGTTTGGCGAGAGTCAGGACGACTTTATCGCTATCCCGATCACGCGGTGGCTCGCAGTGATGGGCGGTGGCATGTGGCGCACGATCTCGATCAATGTGCAGGCGCCGTCGCAGGAGTTGCTGCCAGCGGTGCAGGACACGGCGGTCGGCGTGATGCGGCAGGTGCGCGGGTTGGAGCCGGAGGATGAAAATAATTTTGAGGTGTTCACGAACGACTCGTTGATCGCGACGTTTCAGAACGTAACGAACATGGTCGCCATCGGTTCATTTGGCGTGAGTGCGATCGCGTTGCTCGCGGCGGGTGTGGGGGTGATGAACATCATGCTCGTGAGTGTGACGGAGCGGACGAAGGAGATCGGCATCCGAAAAAGCATCGGGGCTCGGAAGAAAAACATCCTGTTCCAGTTTCTTATTGAGGCGGTCGTGCTGGCGTTGATTGGTGGGTTTGTGGGAGTGGTGCTGGGTGTGGTGGGGGGCAACGCGGTGTCTTCGTTGATGAATATCGACATGATTTTCCCGTGGGGCTGGGCGATTGCCGGCATGGCTGTGTGTGGCGGGATCGGTGTGGTCTTCGGGCTTTATCCCGCGTGGAAAGCAGCGTCGCTCGATCCGATCGAGGCGCTGAGGCACGAGTGA
- a CDS encoding ABC transporter permease translates to MRRLIYELNEAFRIAFTQIIANKLRSALTALGVIIGIVSVTLMGTAILGIDASVEKSFAGFGDDVLYVEKWPWRGVQDWWNYRNRPMIKTEYAERVNEWVAEHPNGLIKLAVPAANRQTNIVRGELKLSNIFTEGVGHNLPRMAKMDLTEGRFFSEFEAHSARNVVVIGYDVADALFPGQSPLGETLRLGGQQFTVIGTLARQGRFLGLFSLDSKVMIPINTFRRYFAVNGNSTQIRVQVDGARMEEAREELRGLIRRIRQQNPEAKDNFELNEQRVIREQIDPIKNGIAIGGLMITGLALLVGAINIMNITYVSVKERTKEIGTRKALGARRRTILLQFLIEAVSICLIGGAIGLLGAGSLSALVSVAVPDFPIVFSPVLVVIGFLGSVVIGVLAGIAPAWSASKLDPVVALRYE, encoded by the coding sequence ATGCGCCGCCTCATCTACGAGCTTAACGAAGCCTTCCGGATCGCGTTCACGCAGATCATCGCGAACAAGCTGCGGTCGGCGCTGACGGCGCTGGGCGTGATCATCGGCATCGTGTCGGTGACGTTGATGGGGACGGCGATCCTCGGCATCGACGCGAGTGTGGAGAAGAGTTTCGCGGGGTTCGGTGACGACGTCCTCTACGTTGAAAAGTGGCCGTGGAGAGGAGTGCAGGATTGGTGGAATTATCGGAACCGGCCGATGATCAAGACGGAGTATGCGGAGCGCGTGAACGAGTGGGTGGCGGAGCATCCGAATGGTTTGATTAAGCTAGCGGTGCCGGCGGCGAACCGGCAGACGAACATCGTGCGGGGGGAGTTAAAGCTCTCGAATATTTTCACCGAAGGCGTGGGCCACAATCTGCCGCGCATGGCGAAGATGGATCTGACAGAGGGACGTTTTTTCAGCGAGTTCGAGGCGCACTCGGCGCGCAATGTTGTCGTGATCGGTTACGACGTGGCTGATGCGTTGTTCCCCGGGCAGTCGCCGTTGGGGGAGACGCTGCGTCTGGGCGGACAGCAGTTCACGGTCATCGGCACCCTTGCGCGGCAGGGGAGATTTCTCGGGCTTTTCAGCCTGGATTCAAAGGTGATGATTCCGATCAACACGTTTCGGCGGTACTTCGCGGTGAATGGAAATTCGACGCAGATTCGCGTGCAGGTGGATGGCGCGCGCATGGAGGAGGCGCGTGAGGAGCTGCGCGGTTTGATCCGGCGCATCCGCCAGCAAAATCCCGAGGCGAAGGACAACTTCGAGTTGAACGAGCAGCGGGTGATCCGCGAACAGATCGATCCGATCAAAAATGGCATCGCGATCGGCGGGTTGATGATCACCGGACTCGCGCTCCTGGTCGGTGCGATCAACATCATGAACATCACCTATGTGAGTGTGAAGGAGCGCACGAAGGAGATCGGCACGCGCAAGGCGCTCGGTGCGCGGCGGCGGACGATTCTCCTGCAGTTTCTCATCGAAGCGGTGAGCATCTGCCTGATTGGTGGAGCGATCGGATTGTTGGGGGCGGGCTCGCTCTCAGCACTTGTCTCCGTGGCTGTGCCGGATTTCCCCATCGTGTTTTCGCCCGTGCTGGTGGTCATCGGATTTTTGGGCTCTGTGGTGATCGGGGTTCTGGCGGGCATCGCGCCCGCGTGGTCGGCGAGCAAACTAGATCCCGTGGTGGCGTTGCGTTACGAATGA